The Paenibacillus thermoaerophilus genomic interval CCAAATTCGGATTTGACGCCGAGACTTGCGCGGTGCTGCTGTCCCTGAACGAACAGTCTCCGGACATCGCCCAAGGCGTGGACCGTGCCCTCGAAGCTCGCGAAGGACAAATGACCGATTCCGAGATTGAAGCTATCGGCGCGGGCGACCAAGGCCTGATGTTCGGGTTCGCTTGCAACGAGACGCCCGAACTGATGCCGATGCCGATCGCGCTCGCGCATCGCCTGTCCCGCCGCCTGTCCGAAGTTCGCAAGAACGGCACGCTGCCGTACTTGCGTCCGGACGGCAAGACGCAAGTCACGATCGAATATGTCGATGACAAACCGGTACGCGTCGATACGATCGTCGTCTCCACCCAGCACGCGGAAGAAGCGACGTTGGAGCAAATTAAAAAGGACATCATCGAGCATGTCATCAAACCGGTTGTTCCGTCGGAATTTATCGATGCCGAAACGAAGTATTTGATCAACCCGACGGGCCGCTTCGTAATCGGCGGACCTCACGGGGACGCAGGCCTGACAGGCCGTAAAATCATCGTCGACACATACGGCGGCTATGCCCGCCACGGCGGCGGCGCGTTCTCGGGCAAAGACCCGACGAAGGTGGACCGTTCGGCGGCTTACGCGGCTCGTTACGTCGCGAAAAATATCGTAGCAGCCGGACTGGCGGAAAAATGCGAAATCCAACTGGCATACGCGATCGGCGTGGCCCGTCCGGTTTCCATCAACGTGGATACGTTCGGAACGGGGATTGTTCCGGATGCCAAATTGGCGGAGGTTATCGCGAAAAACTTCGACCTGCGTCCGGCCGGCATCATCAAAGAACTCGACTTGCGCCGCCCGATCTACAAGCAAACCGCCGCTTACGGCCATTTCGGCCGCACCGATCTGGACCTTCCGTGGGAGCGTACGGATAAAGCGGACCAATTGCGTGCGGACGCTTTGGCATAAAACTGATCCTTCATGCCTATATCGTTTGGATCGAAAGCCGCTCGATTCGTTTGTCGAATCGGGCGGCTTTTTGCCAATATTGGCGGGTAAGTGGTAAAAATTTAGTACAAACCGACCAACAACTCCGAAAACTTATATGGTAGAATAAGAGAATAAGCTAGCCCATACAGAAAGGTTCGGTTCTTGGTGCAAGCGGACGCGATCGATCAGATCATCAAGAATGCCATCCGCGTGATGGAAGACAGCAAGTATCAGATATACGAAATCAGCCAAGGGGCGCGGTCCGAGTATGCTCATCTGAAGCGGGAGCTGGATGAGATTAATAAGACCGCGGCCGAGACGATCGAGATGGTCGACAAGCTGGAGGTTGAATTTCGGCGCGCACGCATCCGATTAACCGAGGTTAGCCGCGATTTCAACCGCTACAATGAAGCGGACATCCGAACCGCCTACGAGCAGGCGACCAGCTTGCAGCTTCAGCTCAGCATTTTCCGCGAGAAAGAGCAAAATAACAAAATCCGCCGGGACGATATCCAGCGCCGGCTCAAAAACGTGGAGAAAACGGTCGAACGGGCTGAAGTGCTGGTCTCGCAGATTAACGTCGTGCTGGAATACTTATCCGGAGATTTGAATCAGGTTACGCGTATTCTCGAATCCGCCAAAAATCGACAACAGCTCGGTTTTAAGATCATTTTGGCGCAGGAAGAGGAACGCAGACGCATTTCCCGGGAAATTCACGACGATCTTGCCCAATCGCTTGCGCATATCGTGCTCCGGGCGGAAATCGCCGAGCGTATGCTGATGA includes:
- a CDS encoding sensor histidine kinase; translation: MQADAIDQIIKNAIRVMEDSKYQIYEISQGARSEYAHLKRELDEINKTAAETIEMVDKLEVEFRRARIRLTEVSRDFNRYNEADIRTAYEQATSLQLQLSIFREKEQNNKIRRDDIQRRLKNVEKTVERAEVLVSQINVVLEYLSGDLNQVTRILESAKNRQQLGFKIILAQEEERRRISREIHDDLAQSLAHIVLRAEIAERMLMKQDLDAVRVELSDMKSQIRSSLEEVRKMIFNLRPMALDDLGLAPALRKYIQDFEERTKIHADFEVFGKEVRLPSPMEVAIYRLVQESFSNVYKHARATYIRVELTFQRQMVRLIVQDNGVGFQVGKDDAEIGRFGLMGMRERVELLEGELQIESAPDRGTKISLAIPISVEQKEEY
- the metK gene encoding methionine adenosyltransferase; its protein translation is MASFNGRRLFTSESVTEGHPDKICDQISDAVLDAFLANDPNARVACEVSVATGLVLVIGEISSKSDYVDIQAIARQTIRDIGYTRAKFGFDAETCAVLLSLNEQSPDIAQGVDRALEAREGQMTDSEIEAIGAGDQGLMFGFACNETPELMPMPIALAHRLSRRLSEVRKNGTLPYLRPDGKTQVTIEYVDDKPVRVDTIVVSTQHAEEATLEQIKKDIIEHVIKPVVPSEFIDAETKYLINPTGRFVIGGPHGDAGLTGRKIIVDTYGGYARHGGGAFSGKDPTKVDRSAAYAARYVAKNIVAAGLAEKCEIQLAYAIGVARPVSINVDTFGTGIVPDAKLAEVIAKNFDLRPAGIIKELDLRRPIYKQTAAYGHFGRTDLDLPWERTDKADQLRADALA